The Stygiolobus azoricus genome window below encodes:
- the tatA gene encoding twin-arginine translocase TatA/TatE family subunit — MVGLAPSDLIILIIVAVILFAGASKIPEIFRSLGRATGEFKKGKMEAEMELMQMQQAQNQNFQQPQSSKEAELQRKIEELQKQLEELKKQQRQQNS, encoded by the coding sequence ATGGTAGGGCTAGCTCCTAGTGACTTAATAATACTAATCATCGTAGCCGTAATATTGTTCGCTGGCGCAAGTAAAATCCCTGAGATCTTTAGGTCTTTAGGTAGGGCAACTGGCGAATTCAAGAAGGGTAAGATGGAAGCCGAAATGGAGTTAATGCAAATGCAACAAGCTCAAAACCAGAATTTCCAACAGCCTCAGTCTTCTAAAGAAGCAGAACTACAGAGAAAGATTGAAGAGCTACAGAAACAGTTAGAGGAGCTCAAAAAGCAGCAAAGGCAGCAGAATAGCTGA
- a CDS encoding ABC transporter ATP-binding protein encodes MEMRDHELVAIVGPSGIGKSTLLRILGGFVQPKEGEVRLLGKRVLQPSPKIALIHQSIATFPWMTALDNVRLGLKYRKLPKEEEIRIAKKMLELVGLSGFENFYPKQMSGGMRQRIAIARALAAEPLVLLMDEPFSHLDELTAEGLRQEVYQMLFSEDSPLKTVVLVSHNLFEVVELADRVYVLNGIPATVVGDIKINLPRPRDPHDPKFQEYVDTLYKLLSPTLKKKLTDGKGEII; translated from the coding sequence ATGGAAATGCGCGATCATGAACTAGTTGCCATCGTTGGCCCCTCTGGAATAGGAAAATCAACCTTGTTGCGAATTCTGGGAGGATTCGTTCAACCAAAAGAGGGAGAAGTGAGATTATTAGGGAAGAGAGTTCTTCAACCTTCTCCTAAGATAGCGCTTATCCATCAATCGATAGCTACATTCCCTTGGATGACAGCCCTTGATAATGTTAGGCTCGGGTTAAAGTATAGAAAACTCCCTAAAGAGGAGGAAATAAGGATCGCTAAAAAGATGCTTGAGTTGGTTGGATTATCAGGATTTGAGAACTTCTATCCTAAACAAATGAGCGGAGGAATGAGGCAAAGAATAGCCATAGCTAGAGCATTAGCTGCTGAACCTCTAGTCCTTCTTATGGACGAACCTTTCTCTCACTTAGATGAGTTGACAGCTGAGGGTCTTAGGCAAGAGGTTTACCAAATGCTGTTTAGTGAAGATTCTCCATTGAAGACGGTAGTATTAGTATCTCACAACTTATTCGAAGTTGTAGAGCTGGCGGATAGAGTTTATGTCTTAAACGGTATACCCGCCACTGTAGTCGGTGATATAAAAATTAACTTACCAAGACCGAGGGATCCACACGACCCCAAATTCCAAGAGTACGTAGATACTCTTTACAAGTTATTGAGCCCAACCCTTAAAAAGAAATTAACAGATGGAAAAGGTGAGATTATTTGA
- a CDS encoding ABC transporter permease, with product MTDFLSILPTLILASLTSIGRVWITILFSIVSGWFLAWASIKSKVFENTYISLSEVFESVPVFSFLPIVFIFFVYDIGGSLGIELAVLFLVFTATVWNIWMGIYQAFKTVPHDLIEVAENYKLGFWGKMLKLYIPYSIPRIASELMSSFSDGLFYITVSEVFSVGTRNFEVFGIGSVIANLTQEGNYLGALEGVAVIGIFVAVITYLLREFAKYSVSKYGLDTEMIVRKKGRLNIRSSLRVTNSLPTFTKIARVFPTLDKLRRSSTEDYYEEPHKREKLWKIVGGTIAVVLLVLIIYGAVGIIISVPSTEWAQLISSIPVDLVAIGVDYLRVGIITGVSFLLAVFLGYYLATHERVEKVVIPVIQSFAALPAPAYFPLVYLVTLPLVHEVFGPFTNEFYVLFIGFISTFYYVFYSFWLGVKNMPTQYWEIMKNYQLGFFEKMRSIVLPSTLPYIVTGLSSTINSAWGGLAIAEFWPNIINGHNLYVRTGMMRDIVYYTNVGDIADAAWLSFLFGIIVVLYSILFTRKLMDLSRQKYVAEEGIYLA from the coding sequence TTGACCGACTTTCTCTCCATACTTCCTACTCTTATTTTAGCTTCGTTGACATCTATAGGAAGAGTGTGGATAACTATTCTATTTTCCATAGTTAGTGGGTGGTTTCTAGCATGGGCTTCTATTAAGAGCAAGGTTTTTGAAAACACTTATATTAGCTTAAGTGAAGTTTTCGAGTCAGTACCGGTCTTTAGTTTCCTACCTATAGTATTTATCTTCTTCGTTTACGATATTGGCGGTAGCTTAGGTATAGAATTAGCTGTACTCTTCTTAGTGTTCACAGCAACAGTATGGAATATCTGGATGGGCATTTATCAGGCTTTTAAGACAGTTCCTCATGACTTAATAGAAGTCGCCGAAAATTATAAACTAGGTTTTTGGGGGAAGATGCTAAAGCTTTACATTCCATATTCTATTCCGCGGATAGCTTCTGAGCTAATGTCGAGTTTTTCTGATGGCTTATTCTACATAACCGTAAGTGAGGTTTTTAGTGTAGGTACTAGAAATTTTGAAGTTTTCGGCATAGGTTCAGTCATAGCTAATTTAACCCAAGAAGGAAACTACCTAGGAGCTTTAGAAGGTGTAGCTGTAATCGGAATCTTTGTAGCTGTAATAACATACTTACTCAGGGAATTTGCAAAGTATAGCGTTTCTAAATACGGTTTAGACACAGAGATGATTGTTAGAAAGAAAGGGAGGCTTAATATAAGAAGTTCTTTAAGGGTTACAAACAGTTTGCCAACTTTCACTAAAATTGCAAGAGTATTTCCTACTTTAGACAAACTCAGGAGAAGTTCCACTGAAGACTATTACGAGGAGCCACATAAAAGAGAAAAATTATGGAAAATTGTAGGTGGGACTATAGCCGTAGTATTGCTAGTCTTAATTATATACGGTGCTGTCGGAATTATAATATCCGTACCCTCTACCGAATGGGCTCAGCTAATTTCTTCAATACCAGTGGATTTAGTCGCTATAGGTGTCGATTACCTGAGAGTAGGAATAATAACTGGAGTTTCCTTTTTACTTGCTGTATTTCTAGGTTATTATCTAGCTACTCACGAGAGAGTTGAGAAAGTAGTAATTCCAGTGATCCAGTCCTTTGCTGCATTACCTGCCCCTGCTTATTTCCCCCTAGTTTATCTAGTTACTTTACCGCTTGTTCACGAAGTCTTTGGACCTTTCACCAATGAGTTTTATGTGCTATTTATCGGCTTTATATCTACGTTTTATTACGTATTTTACAGTTTCTGGCTAGGGGTAAAGAACATGCCTACACAGTATTGGGAAATTATGAAAAACTACCAGTTAGGTTTCTTTGAGAAGATGAGAAGTATAGTACTCCCGAGCACATTACCTTACATAGTTACCGGTTTGTCAAGCACCATAAATAGTGCATGGGGTGGTTTAGCAATAGCAGAATTCTGGCCTAACATAATAAATGGACATAACTTATACGTTAGAACCGGGATGATGAGGGACATAGTCTATTACACAAATGTGGGAGACATAGCAGACGCAGCATGGCTTTCCTTTCTCTTCGGAATAATAGTAGTATTATACTCAATACTATTTACTAGAAAACTTATGGACTTATCTAGGCAAAAGTATGTAGCAGAAGAAGGAATATACTTAGCTTAA
- a CDS encoding acetyl-CoA carboxylase biotin carboxylase subunit — MPPFNKVLVANRGEIAVRVMKAIKEMGMKAVAVYSEADKYALHVKYADEAYYIGPAPALQSYLNIQAIIDAAEKAHADAVHPGYGFLSENADFAEAVVKAGMTWIGPSVEAMRSIKSKLDGKRIAKMAGVPVSPGSDGPLENLDEALKLAEKIGYPIMVKAAFGGGGTGITRVDNPEQLQEVWERNKRLAHQAFGKTDLYIEKAAVNPRHIEFQLIGDRHGNYVVAWERECTIQRRNQKLIEEAPSPVLKMEDRERMFEPIIKFGQIIKYHTLGTFETVFSETTREFYFLELNKRLQVEHPVTELIFRIDLVKLQINLAADGYLPFTQEELNKRYRGHAIEYRINAEDPINDFTGSSGYVTYYKEPSGPGVRVDSGITAGSYVPPYYDSLVSKLIVYGENREYAIQAGIRALNDYKIGGIKTVIELYKWISRDEDFLKGKFTTAYISEKGEQFVKYLKAKEDMKAALAASIYERGYMKKATISTHQQQNTTRRSSGWKTYGIAAQSSYRVMW, encoded by the coding sequence ATGCCACCATTCAATAAAGTTCTCGTAGCAAACAGAGGAGAAATAGCAGTAAGAGTAATGAAGGCGATTAAAGAGATGGGAATGAAAGCCGTTGCTGTATACTCTGAAGCTGATAAATACGCTTTACATGTGAAGTATGCTGATGAAGCTTATTATATTGGTCCTGCTCCTGCGTTACAGAGCTACCTGAACATTCAGGCAATTATCGACGCTGCTGAAAAAGCGCATGCAGATGCTGTCCACCCTGGTTACGGATTCTTATCAGAAAACGCTGACTTCGCGGAAGCAGTAGTAAAAGCAGGCATGACATGGATAGGACCCTCGGTAGAAGCAATGAGATCGATAAAGAGTAAGTTAGACGGAAAGAGAATAGCTAAAATGGCAGGAGTTCCCGTTTCACCCGGTTCCGACGGGCCATTAGAAAACCTAGATGAAGCCCTGAAACTAGCGGAAAAAATAGGTTACCCAATTATGGTAAAGGCTGCATTCGGAGGAGGAGGTACTGGTATAACTAGAGTAGATAATCCAGAGCAATTACAAGAGGTCTGGGAGAGGAATAAAAGATTAGCACATCAAGCTTTCGGTAAAACTGATCTATATATTGAAAAAGCAGCTGTTAATCCGAGGCACATAGAATTCCAGTTAATTGGAGATAGGCATGGAAATTACGTAGTAGCATGGGAGAGGGAATGCACTATCCAGAGAAGAAACCAGAAGTTAATAGAAGAAGCACCTTCTCCAGTTCTGAAAATGGAAGACAGAGAGAGAATGTTCGAACCCATTATCAAGTTCGGACAAATTATAAAGTATCACACTTTGGGTACATTTGAAACTGTATTCTCTGAAACAACTAGAGAATTCTACTTCTTAGAATTGAACAAAAGACTACAAGTAGAGCACCCAGTAACTGAATTGATATTCAGAATAGACCTTGTAAAGTTGCAGATAAATCTCGCAGCTGATGGTTATTTACCTTTTACGCAGGAGGAATTAAATAAGAGATACAGAGGACATGCTATAGAATATAGAATAAATGCTGAGGATCCTATAAATGACTTCACCGGTAGCTCTGGATATGTAACTTACTACAAGGAGCCATCAGGCCCTGGAGTAAGGGTAGATAGTGGTATAACTGCTGGTAGCTACGTGCCACCGTATTATGATTCTTTAGTTTCTAAATTAATCGTTTATGGTGAGAACAGAGAATATGCAATACAAGCTGGTATAAGAGCATTAAATGACTATAAGATTGGAGGAATTAAGACCGTTATCGAGTTATACAAGTGGATATCCAGAGATGAGGACTTCTTAAAAGGAAAATTCACAACAGCATACATTTCAGAGAAAGGAGAACAATTTGTTAAATACCTGAAGGCTAAGGAAGATATGAAGGCTGCATTAGCAGCATCAATTTATGAGAGAGGCTATATGAAGAAAGCAACAATATCTACACACCAGCAGCAAAATACAACAAGAAGATCCTCCGGATGGAAGACCTACGGTATTGCAGCTCAGTCTTCTTATAGGGTGATGTGGTAA